From the Montipora capricornis isolate CH-2021 chromosome 2, ASM3666992v2, whole genome shotgun sequence genome, one window contains:
- the LOC138036331 gene encoding uncharacterized protein, with translation MDKFLVKPKKKPCSITPQERAKQYPGKFRADDNLLFCSTCNVVVDHHRKSVLDNHLSAVSHIKRMNESSSKRAKQQTLKTSFKCKTPAHEEKVKVCHEWIRACAAANIPLNKSENPVMREFLLSRVVNGGAIPKGTQLRDHLLDVYELEKEELKQKIKEANVAIMVDELCDDNGRCVIDVMATILDFDELSPSNGNIAYLLDTHFVTETNNKTVSQAVVKTINDYGIDFDRVLIFNTDNATYMKKAFRETLSCLFSSCVHITCHSHIISLVAGDFKRHFSFVTEFAKCMRNLFFIPSGRKARFLKYMNDCAGDLQGKATMPPNPSTKSWSAWFDSAVYHAKHFNVYEDFITQEIQRCGRNAASASLLRLEEMYGDDTFMKMLHAQLRVVAYTGPTLMHLMDYFQQRIPHVTQSHNKMESLLCILHSNSSLSEDKLDFCFQGTSMSFTSDEKSDVAHTVR, from the coding sequence ATGGATAAGTTTCTGgtgaaaccaaagaaaaagcCATGTAGCATTACGCCACAAGAGCGGGCTAAGCAGTATCCCGGGAAGTTCCGTGCAGATGACAACTTGTTATTTTGTTCAACTTGTAATGTTGTTGTGGATCAccaccggaagtcagttcttgACAATCACCTTTCGGCTGTTTCACACATCAAGCGAATGAACGAATCCTCTTCGAAGCGAGCGAAACAACAGACATTGAAGACTTCTTTTAAGTGCAAAACTCCAGCACACGAAGAGAAAGTGAAAGTCTGCCATGAGTGGATAAGGGCGTGTGCTGCTGCAAACATACCGCTAAACAAATCAGAAAATCCTGTAATGCGTGAATTTCTTCTCTCCCGTGTAGTCAATGGTGGTGCGATCCCTAAGGGCACACAGCTTCGGGACCACTTATTAGATGTTTATGAGTTGGAAAAGGAAGAACTTaagcagaaaataaaagaggCAAATGTCGCTATCATGGTAGACGAGCTTTGCGACGATAATGGTCGTTGTGTAATAGACGTTATGGCGACAATTCTGGACTTTGACGAGCTTTCTCCCAGTAACGGAAACATTGCCTACCTGTTAGATACGCACTTTGTGacagaaacaaataacaaaactgTGTCCCAAGCAGTTGTTAAGACTATCAATGACTATGGAATAGACtttgatcgtgtcctgattttTAATACTGACAATGCTACTTACATGAAAAAGGCTTTCAGAGAAACTCTTTCATGTTTGTTCTCGAGTTGTGTCCATATCACCTGCCACAGCCACATCATAAGTCTAGTGGCTGGTGATTTTAAGCGACATTTCAGCTTTGTCACAGAGTTCGCCAAGTGCATgaggaatttattttttattccaaGTGGACGCAAAGCTCGTTTCCTGAAATACATGAATGACTGTGCGGGTGATCTCCAGGGCAAAGCTACTATGCCTCCCAATCCATCAACGAAGAGCTGGTCAGCATGGTTTGACTCAGCTGTGTACCACGCGAAGCACTTTAACGTCTATGAGGATTTCATCACCCAAGAGATTCAACGATGTGGTAGAAATGCTGCAAGTGCCTCGTTGTTGCGGCTTGAGGAAATGTATGGAGATGACACATTCATGAAGATGCTGCACGCCCAGCTCAGGGTTGTTGCTTACACTGGCCCAACATTGATGCATCTAATGGATTATTTTCAACAGAGAATCCCTCATGTAACACAGTCACACAACAAAATGGAGAGTCTCCTATGCATCCTTCACTCGAATTCTTCATTAAGTGAAGACAAGTTGGACTTCTGCTTCCAAGGCACATCAATGTCATTTACCAGCGACGAGAAGTCTGATGTTGCTCACACTGTCAGGTGA